The proteins below are encoded in one region of Podarcis raffonei isolate rPodRaf1 chromosome 8, rPodRaf1.pri, whole genome shotgun sequence:
- the FOXF1 gene encoding forkhead box protein F1: MTAGLLRAPSSRPPPPPPAEAEAFPMSTASDKAQQQQLGAVMESASSTTSSTPSSSSSGGGGSGGGGSGGTKAKKSNAGIRRPEKPPYSYIALIVMAIQSSPSKRLTLSEIYQFLQSRFPFFRGSYQGWKNSVRHNLSLNECFIKLPKGLGRPGKGHYWTIDPASEFMFEEGSFRRRPRGFRRKCQALKPMYSMMNLNFNHLPDSYGFQGPSCPPNSLPLDGGALGMMNVDGMGLAGHSVPHLSSNGAHHSYMGSCGGGGGGGSAGGDYGHHDGSVPASPLLPGGGVMEPHSVYSSTAPSAWAPSAAPGLNSGASYIKQQPLSPCNPAGNPLSSGLSTHSLEQPYLHQNSHNTAELQGIRYHSQSPSMCDRKEFVFSINAMASSSMHSGGSGSYYHQQVTYQDIKPCVM, translated from the exons ATGACCGCAGGACTGCTGCGCGCTCCTTCCTCTcgaccccctcctcctcctcctgccgagGCCGAGGCTTTTCCGATGTCGACAGCCTCCGAcaaggcgcagcagcagcagctgggagcaGTCATGGAATCGGCGTCGTCCACCACCTCCTCGACccccagcagtagcagcagcggcggcggcggcagcggaggaggaggcagcggcgGCACCAAAGCGAAGAAGTCCAACGCGGGCATCCGACGGCCGGAGAAGCCGCCTTACTCCTACATCGCCTTGATTGTCATGGCTATCCAGAGCTCGCCGTCCAAGCGCCTGACGCTGAGCGAGATCTACCAGTTCCTGCAGAGCCGCTTCCCGTTCTTCCGCGGCTCGTACCAGGGCTGGAAGAACTCGGTGCGCCACAACCTCTCGCTCAACGAATGCTTCATCAAGCTGCCCAAAGGGCTGGGCCGGCCGGGCAAGGGCCACTACTGGACCATCGACCCGGCCAGCGAGTTCATGTTCGAAGAAGGCTCCTTCCGACGGAGGCCCCGCGGCTTCAGGCGGAAATGCCAGGCCCTCAAGCCCATGTACAGCATGATGAACTTGAATTTCAACCACCTCCCGGACAGCTACGGCTTCCAGGGGCCCTCTTGCCCGCCAAACAGCCTCCCCTTAGACGGCGGCGCCCTGGGCATGATGAACGTCGACGGCATGGGACTGGCCGGCCACTCCGTACCCCACTTGTCCTCCAACGGAGCGCACCATTCCTATATGGGGAGctgtggaggtggaggtggaggaggcTCCGCCGGAGGGGACTACGGTCACCACGACGGCTCGGTGCCCGCCTCGCCCCTGCTCCCCGGAGGTGGCGTGATGGAGCCCCACTCCGTCTATTCCAGCACGGCGCCGTCCGCTTGGGCGCCCTCCGCAGCGCCGGGTTTGAACAGCGGAGCTTCCTACATCAAACAGCAGCCTCTGTCGCCTTGCAATCCGGCAGGGAACCCGCTCTCGTCGGGCTTGTCCACGCACTCCCTGGAGCAACCTTACTTGCACCAAAACAGTCACAACACGGCAGAACTACAAG GAATCCGGTACCATTCTCAATCTCCAAGCATGTGTGACCGGAAAGAATTTGTCTTCTCCATCAACGCCATGGCGTCATCTTCCATGCATTCAGGAGGTAGTGGCTCTTACTACCATCAGCAAGTTACATACCAAGACATCAAACCTTGCGTGATGTGA